Proteins encoded together in one Campylobacter concisus window:
- a CDS encoding Fur family transcriptional regulator gives MNARNFLEEHSIKATTFRIKLVEILQNAKTPLSYDEILESLNANKTTFYRSIEIFEKKGLVIKTENNHKSYYELANEAKAYFICDICHKVTNIDMPHLNVAKNIKSAVIKGVCDECDHE, from the coding sequence ATGAATGCAAGAAATTTCTTAGAAGAGCATAGTATCAAGGCAACTACTTTTCGCATAAAGCTCGTTGAAATTTTGCAAAATGCCAAAACTCCATTAAGTTATGATGAAATTTTAGAAAGCCTTAATGCAAATAAAACCACTTTTTATAGAAGCATAGAAATTTTTGAAAAAAAAGGCCTTGTCATAAAAACTGAAAACAATCATAAAAGCTACTACGAACTAGCAAATGAGGCAAAAGCGTACTTTATCTGCGATATCTGTCATAAAGTCACAAACATCGATATGCCCCATCTAAACGTCGCTAAAAATATAAAAAGCGCCGTGATAAAAGGCGTTTGTGATGAGTGTGATCACGAGTAA
- a CDS encoding DMT family transporter, translating to MKNLSAQNRADIALIVVAIVWGATFLPMANALKTNSVFVMLFCRFFISAIFMGLIAFKFSKIFDKKSVVYGTILGVVLFGSFVAQTYALKLTFSSSVAFITGLECVIVPFMTALIFKNKITIFAIFGAFIAIFGLWLLSGATLALGAGEALALLCAIFYALYTSLNGHFVRKCELYLLVFVVFLTVSLLSFVFAFIEGSVVPNYDREFFIAIFITTVIGTIFCYFVQTIAQRYTTASKAALFFCLEPVSAGFIGYFFAGEKLTLIQIFGAILIIFGVIFSEFGKKFFSRSKLA from the coding sequence ATGAAAAATTTAAGCGCGCAAAATAGAGCCGACATCGCACTCATCGTAGTTGCCATCGTTTGGGGCGCTACGTTTTTACCTATGGCAAACGCACTAAAAACAAATAGCGTCTTTGTCATGCTCTTTTGTAGATTTTTTATTTCCGCTATCTTTATGGGACTTATAGCATTTAAATTTTCTAAAATTTTTGATAAAAAAAGTGTGGTTTATGGCACTATCCTTGGCGTAGTTCTCTTTGGCTCATTTGTTGCTCAAACTTACGCTCTAAAACTTACTTTTAGCTCAAGTGTTGCCTTTATTACAGGGCTTGAGTGCGTAATAGTGCCTTTTATGACAGCACTCATTTTCAAAAATAAAATAACCATTTTTGCTATTTTTGGTGCATTTATTGCCATTTTTGGACTATGGCTTTTAAGTGGAGCCACTCTTGCCTTAGGAGCTGGCGAGGCACTTGCCCTACTTTGTGCCATATTTTACGCACTTTACACAAGCTTAAATGGCCACTTTGTAAGAAAATGTGAGCTTTATCTACTCGTATTTGTGGTATTTCTTACCGTCTCTTTACTCTCATTTGTCTTTGCATTTATTGAAGGTAGTGTGGTGCCAAATTACGATAGGGAATTTTTCATAGCGATATTTATCACGACGGTGATTGGCACCATATTTTGCTACTTTGTGCAAACGATCGCTCAAAGATATACAACGGCTAGTAAAGCAGCTTTATTTTTCTGCCTTGAGCCAGTCTCTGCTGGCTTTATCGGCTATTTTTTTGCTGGTGAAAAGCTAACTCTCATACAAATTTTTGGCGCGATCTTAATAATCTTTGGAGTTATTTTTAGTGAATTTGGTAAAAAATTTTTCTCTAGGTCAAAACTAGCTTAA
- a CDS encoding metal ABC transporter permease has translation MSEILELNFMQNAFIAGILVSIICGLIGSLVVINKMTFIAGGIAHGAYGGIGLAFFFSLEPLLGASIFSLFLALIIATITLKDKTNIDSVIGAIWAFGMAIGIIFIDLTPGYNADLMSYLFGSILAVSGQDITFMSILDILFLALIALFYRQFVAISFDAEFAKLRGVNTTFFHYLLVCMMALCVVATIRVVGLILVIALLTIPPYLAQIFAKRLGLMMLISTIFSVVFCFSGLFISFYFNLTGGASIILVASLCFFAFCFKFKSLRQ, from the coding sequence ATGAGTGAAATTTTAGAGTTAAATTTTATGCAAAATGCCTTTATTGCTGGTATTTTAGTTAGTATCATTTGTGGGCTCATAGGATCGCTCGTTGTTATAAATAAAATGACTTTTATCGCTGGCGGCATCGCGCACGGAGCGTATGGCGGCATCGGACTTGCCTTTTTCTTCTCGCTTGAACCACTTCTTGGCGCTAGTATATTTTCACTCTTTTTAGCCCTTATAATCGCTACTATCACGCTAAAAGATAAAACCAACATCGACTCAGTTATCGGTGCTATTTGGGCATTTGGCATGGCTATTGGTATCATTTTTATCGATTTAACTCCGGGATACAATGCCGACCTTATGAGTTATCTCTTTGGCTCTATCTTAGCAGTAAGCGGGCAAGATATAACATTTATGAGTATTTTAGATATCTTATTTTTAGCACTCATTGCTCTTTTTTATCGTCAATTTGTAGCTATTAGCTTTGATGCAGAGTTTGCAAAGTTGCGCGGCGTAAATACAACATTTTTTCACTATTTATTAGTGTGCATGATGGCACTTTGTGTGGTGGCTACGATTCGTGTTGTTGGGCTGATTCTAGTCATCGCTCTTCTTACTATACCGCCATATTTAGCACAAATTTTTGCCAAAAGACTTGGACTGATGATGTTAATCTCCACTATCTTTTCAGTCGTTTTTTGTTTTAGCGGTCTATTTATTAGCTTTTATTTTAACCTAACAGGCGGAGCTAGCATAATCTTAGTTGCTTCACTTTGCTTTTTTGCTTTTTGTTTTAAATTTAAAAGCTTACGCCAGTAG
- a CDS encoding DUF4197 domain-containing protein, which yields MKRSLVVLCGALALNLQAASMDDMINKGVKIATHASSDDYKSLVSEALNAAVSELSKEGFINNATAKIPLPKSLEMASNLAKKVGGEKWAQDLSKSINNAATTAVPKAAEIFSDSIKNMSEADVKKLFNGGSDSVTKYLEKSSSQKLKAAFAPIIEKMMSDNSFATAYNGLNSFIGNSAKNNETIKSVKSLAKNLGASEYVPDDGEDLNAYITRKTLDGLFNVMSEKEKGLRSGFSLDSGKKVLDSIFK from the coding sequence ATGAAAAGATCTCTTGTTGTTCTTTGTGGCGCGCTTGCTTTAAATTTACAAGCCGCAAGTATGGATGATATGATAAATAAAGGCGTCAAAATCGCTACTCACGCATCAAGCGACGACTATAAAAGCTTAGTTAGTGAAGCACTAAATGCCGCTGTTAGCGAGCTTTCAAAAGAGGGCTTTATAAACAACGCCACAGCTAAAATCCCGCTTCCAAAAAGCCTTGAGATGGCGTCAAATTTAGCCAAAAAAGTAGGCGGCGAAAAGTGGGCGCAGGATCTTAGCAAGTCGATAAACAATGCCGCGACCACGGCCGTGCCAAAGGCTGCTGAAATTTTTAGTGATAGCATAAAAAATATGAGCGAAGCAGATGTCAAAAAGCTCTTTAACGGCGGTAGTGACAGCGTTACGAAGTATTTAGAGAAAAGCTCAAGCCAAAAGCTAAAGGCGGCATTTGCGCCGATAATTGAAAAAATGATGAGTGATAATAGCTTCGCGACTGCCTATAATGGGCTAAATTCTTTCATCGGCAACTCAGCAAAAAACAACGAAACGATAAAATCAGTAAAGAGCCTAGCTAAAAATTTAGGTGCAAGCGAGTATGTACCAGATGACGGCGAGGATCTAAACGCCTATATCACAAGAAAGACGCTAGATGGACTATTTAACGTGATGAGCGAGAAGGAAAAGGGGCTAAGAAGCGGCTTTAGCCTAGATAGCGGCAAAAAGGTGCTAGACTCGATCTTTAAATGA
- a CDS encoding metal ABC transporter ATP-binding protein yields MKEIIKIRNLNFSYDKQVVLEGINLDYSSDEFLAIIGPNGGGKSTLLKLILGLLKPQSGEIKLFGKEPSEVSKFIGYVPQNFLSNQSFPMMVLEVVLMGLIDKKIFGFYSRDEKQMALGALEKVGMKEFASARIGELSGGQRQRVYIARALCANAKVLVLDEPTASIDTKGQAEIYEILKNINASGVGVVLVSHDLNIVLNYATKIAYVSKNLHIHKTHEDTAKREFIEHLAKSHSHFCDVEIALGECECKIKSNVFKLKR; encoded by the coding sequence TTGAAAGAAATTATAAAAATTAGAAATTTAAACTTTAGCTACGATAAGCAAGTGGTTTTAGAAGGTATCAATTTAGATTATAGTAGCGATGAGTTTTTAGCTATCATCGGTCCAAATGGTGGTGGCAAAAGCACGCTTTTAAAGCTTATCTTAGGACTACTTAAGCCTCAAAGTGGCGAGATAAAGCTCTTTGGAAAAGAGCCAAGTGAAGTCAGTAAATTTATAGGTTATGTGCCTCAAAATTTCCTCTCAAATCAAAGCTTTCCAATGATGGTTTTAGAAGTAGTTTTAATGGGGCTAATCGATAAAAAAATTTTTGGTTTTTACTCGCGAGATGAGAAACAAATGGCTCTTGGTGCCCTTGAGAAAGTTGGCATGAAAGAATTCGCAAGCGCTAGAATTGGTGAGCTAAGCGGTGGCCAAAGACAGCGTGTATATATCGCAAGAGCGCTTTGTGCAAATGCAAAGGTTCTCGTTTTAGACGAGCCAACAGCTAGTATCGACACAAAGGGCCAGGCTGAAATTTATGAAATTTTAAAAAATATAAATGCAAGCGGTGTTGGCGTAGTCTTGGTAAGTCACGATCTAAATATCGTACTAAATTATGCTACAAAAATCGCCTATGTGAGTAAAAATTTACATATTCATAAAACTCATGAAGATACCGCAAAAAGAGAATTTATAGAGCATTTGGCAAAATCTCATAGCCATTTTTGCGATGTCGAGATCGCACTTGGCGAATGTGAGTGCAAAATCAAAAGTAATGTTTTTAAGCTAAAGAGATAA
- a CDS encoding MATE family efflux transporter, which yields MDLLKDPLNKLIISLSLPAGTAMMFNTLYNVTGTFFAAKISTLAVAGMAMSFLLYLSIVGIGLGFGSALTALIGNSLGAGKVKMAKFYAANGIIFVLVFAIFMGFCGYFLAPNLLAFLGADHRYLKEALDYAGVIFLAAPFFLIIKSLNGVLVALGDTKSYRNWLFYGLFINAFFCYFFAFILGLGVKGLALATASVQLLGMIYLFVKVKKAKMIEPRNLSYFVPNFSIWAKITKQALPACLNYLSMSLGSLVLLKFISYYGVNAVAGYGIALRIEQILVLPTIGMAAAVLSIVSRNYGAKNFKRAKQCYKVSLLFLLIYCAFACVFIRFFGEDMIRIFDDTPVVLGIAGLYLGINSLAYVAYGTINVSGSTLQAIKRPVAIFLLNGFRQFVLQGSLFYAVVFYFGLEIKFIWLALFFSVYLTAICFVFWTLYQLRRATGVSF from the coding sequence ATGGATTTACTAAAAGACCCGCTAAATAAGCTCATCATTTCGCTTTCGCTTCCAGCTGGCACCGCAATGATGTTTAATACTCTTTATAACGTTACTGGTACATTTTTTGCAGCAAAAATTTCTACTCTTGCCGTAGCTGGTATGGCTATGAGCTTTTTGCTTTATCTAAGTATTGTAGGCATTGGGCTTGGTTTTGGCTCAGCACTAACTGCGCTAATAGGCAATAGTCTTGGAGCAGGAAAAGTAAAAATGGCTAAATTTTATGCAGCAAATGGAATTATCTTCGTGCTAGTATTTGCTATTTTTATGGGGTTTTGTGGCTATTTTTTAGCACCGAATTTGCTCGCTTTTTTAGGAGCTGATCATCGCTATTTAAAAGAGGCGCTTGATTACGCAGGTGTTATCTTTCTTGCTGCACCATTTTTCTTGATTATCAAATCTCTAAACGGCGTGCTTGTGGCACTTGGAGATACAAAAAGTTACCGCAATTGGCTATTTTATGGCCTTTTTATCAATGCATTTTTTTGCTACTTTTTTGCATTCATTTTGGGTCTTGGTGTAAAAGGACTTGCTCTAGCAACAGCTAGTGTTCAGCTTTTGGGCATGATCTACCTTTTTGTAAAAGTTAAAAAAGCTAAGATGATCGAGCCAAGAAATTTAAGCTATTTTGTGCCAAATTTTAGCATTTGGGCAAAGATTACAAAGCAAGCTCTACCAGCTTGTTTGAACTATCTATCGATGTCGCTTGGTTCACTTGTGCTTTTAAAATTTATAAGCTACTATGGCGTAAATGCCGTAGCAGGATATGGTATAGCTTTAAGGATAGAGCAAATTTTGGTATTGCCGACCATTGGTATGGCCGCAGCAGTTTTAAGTATCGTTTCAAGAAACTATGGCGCTAAAAATTTTAAAAGAGCTAAACAATGCTATAAAGTTTCACTTCTTTTTTTACTTATTTATTGTGCATTTGCTTGTGTTTTTATTAGATTTTTTGGTGAAGATATGATAAGAATTTTTGATGATACGCCGGTAGTTTTGGGAATAGCAGGGCTTTATCTTGGTATAAATTCTCTTGCTTACGTAGCTTATGGCACGATAAATGTCTCAGGCAGCACTCTTCAGGCCATAAAACGCCCAGTGGCCATCTTTTTGCTAAATGGATTTAGGCAATTCGTACTTCAAGGATCACTTTTTTACGCAGTAGTTTTTTATTTTGGTCTTGAGATAAAATTTATATGGCTAGCTCTATTTTTTAGTGTCTATCTCACAGCCATTTGTTTCGTCTTTTGGACGCTTTATCAGTTAAGAAGGGCTACTGGCGTAAGCTTTTAA
- a CDS encoding type II secretion system protein yields the protein MKKGFTMIELIFVIVILGILAAVAIPKLAATRDDAEISKTASNIQTLISDLGSYYTSQGEFATDSDIKEAVKKMSNVKIPVKAKDDECLEVRPGNNTTGEIGITIKTGGLCKQVWGLPGLVDVKALIESTTDNKTANTLKFGGMGIKYK from the coding sequence ATGAAAAAAGGCTTTACGATGATTGAGTTGATCTTCGTGATCGTTATATTGGGTATATTAGCTGCGGTTGCTATACCAAAACTAGCTGCAACAAGGGATGATGCAGAGATATCAAAAACTGCTTCAAATATACAAACACTTATTTCGGACTTGGGTTCTTACTACACTTCACAAGGTGAATTTGCTACTGATTCGGATATTAAAGAAGCTGTCAAAAAAATGTCAAATGTAAAAATACCAGTAAAAGCAAAAGATGATGAGTGTTTAGAAGTACGTCCTGGAAATAATACTACTGGTGAGATAGGAATAACTATAAAAACAGGCGGTCTTTGCAAACAAGTTTGGGGCTTGCCAGGCTTAGTAGATGTTAAAGCCTTAATCGAAAGTACTACCGACAACAAGACAGCTAATACGCTTAAATTTGGCGGCATGGGCATAAAATATAAATAA
- the nfo gene encoding deoxyribonuclease IV, which produces MRYIGAHVSAAGGVFNAPLNAAKIGANAFALFTKNQRQWNAKELSASEIEQFKENLKISGISTKHVLPHSSYLINLGHPDEDARAKSLEAFIDEIDRASKLGLELLNFHPGSHLKQISEKECLDNIASCMNMALKRTSGVKLVIENTAAQGSNLGFSFKQIAYLIERVDDESRVGVCFDTCHAFAAGYDLRSKEAYAKTMGEFDAIIGYKFLSGMHLNDAKFGLGSKKDRHESLGKGELGFSAFKNIINDDKIGEIPLILETIDESIWEDEIKILRNFEKEKL; this is translated from the coding sequence ATGAGATACATCGGAGCTCACGTAAGTGCGGCTGGGGGTGTGTTTAATGCACCTTTAAATGCTGCAAAAATAGGAGCAAATGCCTTTGCGCTTTTTACAAAAAATCAACGGCAGTGGAATGCAAAAGAGCTAAGCGCCAGTGAAATAGAGCAGTTTAAAGAAAATCTAAAAATTTCTGGCATAAGCACAAAGCATGTTTTGCCGCACAGTAGCTACTTGATAAATTTAGGCCATCCAGATGAGGATGCAAGAGCAAAGTCGCTTGAAGCCTTTATAGATGAGATAGATCGCGCCAGTAAGCTTGGGCTAGAGCTTTTAAATTTTCATCCAGGCTCACATCTAAAACAAATAAGCGAAAAAGAGTGCTTAGATAATATCGCAAGCTGCATGAACATGGCACTTAAACGTACAAGCGGTGTAAAGCTAGTCATCGAAAATACAGCTGCACAAGGTTCAAATTTAGGCTTTAGTTTTAAGCAGATTGCTTATTTGATAGAGCGAGTAGACGATGAGAGCAGAGTTGGTGTTTGCTTTGATACCTGTCACGCATTTGCTGCTGGATATGATCTAAGAAGCAAAGAGGCCTATGCCAAGACGATGGGGGAATTTGATGCGATCATCGGCTATAAATTTTTATCCGGCATGCATTTAAATGATGCAAAATTTGGGCTTGGCTCGAAAAAAGATAGGCACGAGAGTCTTGGCAAGGGTGAGCTTGGATTTAGTGCTTTTAAAAATATAATAAATGATGATAAAATAGGCGAAATTCCTTTAATATTAGAGACGATTGACGAGAGTATCTGGGAAGACGAGATAAAAATTTTAAGAAATTTCGAAAAGGAAAAACTATGA
- a CDS encoding manganese efflux pump MntP family protein produces MQLLLLSFALSMDSAALNMANGARYKNLALNKILFIAFMLGFFQFLMPLLGYLLGVSFAKFISSVDHFVAFFILCFLGFRMFKEACSKEECEYLKIGFKTILYGAFATSVDALAVGVTLSFEEINIFQSSLIIGVFCFALSLIAFYIGKFMGEILEKKALFLGGAILIFLGFKILITHLIESGAVQ; encoded by the coding sequence ATGCAACTTTTACTTCTTAGCTTCGCTCTTAGTATGGATAGTGCGGCACTAAATATGGCGAATGGTGCAAGGTATAAAAATTTAGCTCTTAATAAAATTTTATTTATTGCTTTTATGCTTGGCTTTTTTCAGTTTCTTATGCCGCTTCTTGGTTATCTTTTAGGTGTTAGTTTTGCAAAATTTATAAGCTCGGTTGATCATTTCGTCGCATTTTTTATACTCTGTTTTCTTGGTTTTAGAATGTTTAAAGAGGCCTGTAGCAAAGAGGAGTGTGAGTATCTTAAGATAGGATTTAAGACTATTTTATATGGAGCATTTGCTACTAGTGTGGATGCTCTTGCCGTTGGCGTCACACTTAGCTTTGAAGAGATAAATATCTTTCAAAGCTCGCTCATCATCGGTGTATTCTGCTTTGCATTAAGTTTGATTGCTTTTTATATAGGTAAATTTATGGGTGAAATTTTAGAGAAAAAGGCGCTCTTTTTGGGAGGAGCGATATTAATTTTTCTAGGTTTTAAAATTTTAATAACGCATTTAATTGAAAGCGGCGCGGTTCAATAA
- a CDS encoding class I SAM-dependent methyltransferase — MQNLWDKKASNYQRFDGKISAIQQQIYGKALAWGIDFNGKEILDIGCGTGVWSIFLSKTAKSVTGIDSSEKMIEILNEDAKRFGVTNLTSEVCSWREFKPTKYFDIAICTMSPAIASDEDFAKFHSIAKQKLYLGWDKPRSSDLIEPFFEKFGRTLSQKNVVNRLEAWLNEQGITYKSEILNETRIARRSVQEAAENICWHLEINGAKNYDEKVVLAMLKERFDGEFIDEKIESQMKLFVF, encoded by the coding sequence ATGCAAAATTTATGGGATAAAAAGGCGTCAAACTACCAAAGATTTGACGGCAAGATCAGCGCTATTCAGCAGCAAATTTATGGCAAAGCCTTGGCTTGGGGGATAGACTTTAACGGCAAAGAAATTTTAGATATAGGCTGTGGTACGGGCGTTTGGAGTATATTTTTATCCAAAACCGCCAAAAGCGTAACTGGCATAGATAGCTCAGAAAAGATGATAGAAATTTTAAATGAAGATGCAAAAAGATTTGGCGTGACAAATTTAACCAGTGAGGTTTGCTCGTGGAGAGAATTTAAGCCTACAAAGTACTTTGATATTGCTATTTGCACAATGAGTCCAGCGATTGCTAGCGATGAAGATTTTGCTAAATTTCATAGTATCGCAAAGCAAAAACTCTACCTTGGCTGGGATAAGCCTAGAAGCTCTGATTTGATTGAGCCATTTTTTGAAAAATTTGGACGCACTCTCTCTCAAAAAAATGTTGTAAATAGACTTGAAGCGTGGCTAAATGAGCAAGGCATTACCTATAAGAGTGAAATTTTAAATGAGACAAGGATTGCTAGGCGAAGCGTGCAAGAAGCTGCTGAAAATATCTGCTGGCACCTTGAGATAAATGGAGCTAAAAACTACGATGAAAAGGTGGTTTTAGCGATGTTAAAAGAGAGATTTGACGGCGAGTTTATAGATGAAAAGATAGAGTCGCAGATGAAGCTTTTTGTCTTTTAA
- a CDS encoding acyl-CoA thioesterase — protein MRDFIYRVIIPPQAIDMHGHMNNVYYFTLMQEAAFAHSAAVGDTVEAQYKRGEIWLIRKNEAKYIKSVKLMDEIEIHTYTQAEGKATSCRYFEFKKDGKLIATGKTEFVYVDLKTNRPKAIPAEVIALYS, from the coding sequence ATGAGAGATTTTATATATCGCGTCATCATCCCGCCACAAGCCATAGATATGCACGGACATATGAATAATGTCTATTATTTCACTCTTATGCAAGAGGCTGCATTCGCACACTCTGCTGCGGTTGGCGACACGGTCGAGGCGCAGTATAAAAGGGGTGAAATTTGGCTCATTAGAAAAAATGAAGCCAAATATATAAAAAGCGTAAAATTAATGGATGAGATAGAAATCCACACTTACACGCAAGCTGAGGGCAAGGCGACTTCTTGTAGATACTTTGAGTTTAAAAAAGATGGCAAGCTAATAGCAACTGGCAAGACCGAGTTTGTTTACGTTGATCTAAAAACAAATCGCCCAAAAGCCATTCCAGCTGAGGTCATCGCTCTTTACTCGTGA
- a CDS encoding nickel/cobalt transporter: MLVRLIVICLFAINAFGCALCSLYSPTAHVSVKFDSNENNITTIAFSWTFSQNFSELMRQNFDLNQDEKIDESEIKKIRLNLLDYLVPRHYLTNIEYFYKDENATKLELNLKKYKLYFDEGRLKFDVSFKTNLLIKDGFVVSVEMDDKEGYFNFKFTQNNAFLVSDQFWTIPNPNANLIFFTFSSKAAAKAHNEKPALKELLKEPNSVNFEDENLSQIDKIDEAKFDLVSKTSLNMLDRLKQILRNFDQKNPLTLLFLALISFGYGFLHAASAGHGKVLTSSYFAATGGSYAKAFFFSLKIGFLHVVGAFIFVLASFMILREISSDLTKDTASVTTAFSGIVIFFVAIFMLYKKVKIYLSSKKELNKFYIFSSSLSQNLSKNTKFTSDCGCNICITKKPKNKEEWLVAAAAALIPCPGTILVFVLANELGSYFAGVISGLFMALGMSAVIFLAAVFGAKINESTNIKLKKFKIYAEFMALSVMLWLGLFIFTTTFTQKSLF, from the coding sequence ATGTTAGTACGCCTGATTGTCATTTGCTTATTTGCTATAAATGCCTTCGGGTGTGCTCTTTGCTCGCTTTATAGCCCAACCGCTCACGTGAGCGTAAAATTTGACTCAAACGAAAACAATATCACTACAATTGCTTTTTCATGGACATTTTCGCAAAATTTCTCAGAGCTTATGAGGCAAAATTTTGACCTAAATCAGGATGAAAAGATAGATGAAAGCGAGATCAAAAAGATCCGCTTAAATTTACTTGATTATCTTGTGCCAAGGCACTATTTAACGAATATTGAGTACTTTTACAAAGATGAAAATGCTACAAAGCTTGAGCTAAATTTAAAAAAGTATAAACTCTATTTTGATGAGGGCAGATTAAAATTTGATGTTAGTTTTAAGACAAATTTACTTATTAAAGATGGCTTTGTGGTGTCTGTCGAAATGGACGATAAAGAGGGATATTTTAATTTTAAATTTACACAAAACAACGCATTTTTGGTATCAGATCAGTTTTGGACGATACCAAATCCAAATGCAAATTTAATATTTTTTACATTTTCAAGTAAAGCTGCAGCCAAAGCTCATAACGAAAAGCCTGCATTAAAAGAGCTTCTAAAAGAGCCAAACTCAGTAAATTTTGAAGATGAAAATTTAAGCCAGATCGATAAGATCGATGAAGCTAAGTTTGATCTTGTTTCAAAAACAAGTCTAAATATGCTTGATAGATTAAAGCAAATTCTAAGAAATTTTGATCAAAAAAATCCGCTGACTCTGCTATTTTTAGCGCTCATATCATTTGGTTATGGCTTTTTGCATGCTGCATCTGCGGGACATGGCAAGGTGCTTACAAGCTCCTATTTTGCCGCAACTGGCGGAAGCTACGCCAAAGCCTTTTTCTTCTCTTTAAAGATCGGATTTTTACATGTTGTGGGTGCGTTTATTTTTGTGCTTGCTAGTTTTATGATATTGCGTGAGATCAGTAGCGATCTGACAAAAGATACAGCAAGCGTTACAACAGCATTTTCTGGCATTGTTATCTTTTTTGTAGCGATTTTTATGCTTTATAAAAAGGTCAAAATTTATCTTTCAAGCAAAAAAGAGTTAAATAAATTTTATATTTTTAGCTCAAGTTTAAGCCAAAATTTGAGTAAAAATACAAAATTTACTAGCGACTGTGGCTGTAATATCTGCATTACAAAAAAACCAAAAAACAAAGAAGAATGGCTGGTTGCGGCTGCTGCGGCACTTATTCCTTGTCCTGGCACGATACTTGTCTTTGTGCTAGCAAATGAGCTAGGCAGCTACTTTGCAGGCGTTATAAGTGGCCTATTTATGGCGCTTGGCATGAGCGCAGTGATATTTTTAGCGGCTGTTTTTGGGGCCAAGATAAATGAGAGCACAAACATTAAGTTAAAAAAGTTTAAAATCTATGCCGAATTTATGGCTCTTAGCGTTATGCTTTGGCTTGGGCTTTTTATTTTTACTACGACATTTACGCAAAAGAGTCTGTTTTGA
- a CDS encoding metal ABC transporter solute-binding protein, Zn/Mn family, whose amino-acid sequence MRKIFVFLAVCALSLFAKPVVTTSILPTKFFVEQIAGDTLSVNTMVGKGADPHTYEPKPKQMKELEKSELYFAIGIEFEDTWLERFSKSFKNLRIIKTQEGIEKIAMSDEHEHHEHHEHKHEGEHKHEHHEHHDHDHEASEHHHHHHDGLDPHIWLDPVLVKTQADNIAKALIEKFPQNAKLYEENLAKFKANLDELDSFIKNTLKDVKTREFIVYHPSWGYFAKRYNLEQIAIEIEGKEPKPAELKELIEEAKEHGVKVIFVAPQFPTKAANLVAKETGSKVISIDQLPENWLDEMKKTAEIFAKSL is encoded by the coding sequence GTGAGAAAGATTTTTGTTTTTTTAGCAGTTTGCGCTTTGTCGCTTTTTGCAAAGCCAGTTGTTACGACAAGTATATTGCCTACAAAATTTTTTGTTGAGCAGATCGCTGGTGATACACTAAGCGTAAATACAATGGTTGGCAAAGGTGCTGATCCGCACACTTATGAGCCAAAGCCAAAACAGATGAAGGAGCTTGAAAAGAGCGAACTTTACTTTGCTATTGGTATTGAATTTGAAGATACTTGGCTAGAGCGTTTTTCAAAATCTTTTAAAAATTTACGCATTATAAAAACACAAGAAGGTATCGAAAAGATAGCTATGAGCGATGAACACGAACACCATGAACATCACGAGCACAAGCACGAGGGCGAGCATAAACATGAGCATCACGAGCATCATGACCATGACCACGAAGCTAGCGAGCATCATCACCATCATCATGATGGCCTTGATCCGCACATTTGGCTTGATCCGGTTTTAGTAAAAACTCAAGCTGATAATATTGCCAAGGCATTAATAGAGAAATTCCCGCAAAATGCAAAGCTCTATGAGGAAAATTTAGCTAAATTTAAAGCTAATCTTGACGAGCTTGATAGCTTTATAAAAAATACTCTAAAAGATGTTAAAACTCGCGAATTTATCGTATATCACCCATCTTGGGGGTATTTTGCAAAACGTTATAATTTAGAGCAAATCGCTATCGAGATAGAGGGCAAAGAGCCAAAGCCAGCTGAGCTAAAAGAGCTCATCGAAGAGGCTAAAGAGCACGGCGTAAAAGTCATTTTCGTGGCTCCGCAGTTTCCAACAAAGGCTGCGAATTTAGTAGCAAAAGAGACTGGCTCAAAGGTTATAAGCATTGATCAGCTCCCAGAAAATTGGCTAGATGAGATGAAAAAAACAGCAGAAATTTTTGCTAAGAGTCTATAA